In one Thermanaerovibrio velox DSM 12556 genomic region, the following are encoded:
- a CDS encoding sodium ion-translocating decarboxylase subunit beta, translating into MLEELLRFLGHTVSAFTYKEAVMIAVGMGLMYLAIAKEFEPNLLLSMGFGTILVNIPFTSALDQISGGKLTEGALSLLFKAGISTELFPLLIFIAVGAMCDFSPLISNPRMFIFGLAAQGGIFMTMGLALLLGFNVNEAASIGIIGAADGPTSIYVANRFAPHLLGPISVAAYTYMALVPIIQPPVIKLLTTKSERAMRMPYAQKEVSRTKLIAFPVIVTLVAGIVAPPSAALIGFLMFGNLLRVSGVTERLSQAAQNELANIVTILLGFTISATMTGSRFVNLSTLIIIAMGLVAFVLDTAAGVVMAKLLNLFLPKHLKVNPMVGAAGISAFPMSARTIQKLGQEADPGNFLLMHAVGANVSGQIGSVLAGGLLLALLG; encoded by the coding sequence ATGTTGGAAGAACTACTGCGTTTTCTAGGTCATACCGTAAGCGCCTTCACCTACAAGGAAGCGGTGATGATCGCGGTGGGGATGGGTCTTATGTACCTTGCGATAGCCAAGGAGTTCGAGCCCAACCTCCTGCTGTCCATGGGATTCGGCACTATTCTGGTGAACATCCCCTTCACATCCGCGTTGGATCAAATATCCGGCGGCAAGCTCACCGAGGGAGCCCTGTCGCTGCTGTTCAAGGCGGGCATATCAACCGAGCTGTTCCCCCTGCTCATATTCATCGCCGTGGGGGCCATGTGCGACTTCTCCCCCCTCATATCGAACCCCCGGATGTTCATCTTCGGCCTTGCCGCCCAGGGGGGCATATTCATGACCATGGGGCTGGCGCTGCTGCTTGGCTTCAACGTCAACGAGGCGGCCTCCATAGGGATAATAGGCGCCGCCGACGGCCCCACCTCCATATACGTGGCAAACCGGTTCGCCCCGCACCTTTTGGGCCCCATATCGGTGGCGGCGTACACGTACATGGCCCTGGTGCCCATAATCCAGCCGCCGGTGATAAAGCTCCTCACCACTAAGTCCGAGAGGGCCATGAGGATGCCCTACGCCCAGAAGGAGGTGTCCCGAACGAAGCTCATCGCCTTCCCGGTGATAGTTACCCTGGTGGCGGGCATCGTGGCCCCTCCGTCCGCGGCCCTCATAGGGTTTCTCATGTTCGGCAACCTCCTGCGGGTGAGCGGCGTGACCGAGCGGCTCTCCCAGGCGGCTCAGAACGAGCTGGCAAACATCGTCACCATACTGCTGGGCTTCACCATCTCCGCCACCATGACGGGGTCCAGGTTCGTCAACCTCTCCACCCTGATCATAATAGCCATGGGGCTCGTGGCCTTCGTGCTCGACACCGCCGCGGGGGTGGTGATGGCCAAGCTCCTCAACCTCTTCCTGCCCAAACACCTCAAGGTGAACCCCATGGTGGGGGCGGCGGGCATCTCCGCGTTCCCCATGTCCGCCAGGACCATACAGAAGCTGGGGCAGGAGGCGGACCCGGGCAACTTCCTCCTCATGCACGCCGTGGGGGCCAACGTATCAGGTCAGATAGGCTCCGTGCTGGCCGGGGGCCTGCTGCTGGCGCTGCTGGGCTAA
- the cas2 gene encoding CRISPR-associated endonuclease Cas2 translates to MMVLVTYDVNTASEGGARRLRQVAKICQNYGQRVQNSVFECLVDPAQWTSLRHQLLEVYDPEKDSLRFYFLGAKWKNRVEHQGAKASYDPEGPLVI, encoded by the coding sequence ATGATGGTTTTGGTGACCTATGATGTAAATACGGCCTCCGAAGGGGGCGCCAGGCGTTTGAGACAGGTGGCTAAGATATGCCAGAACTATGGACAGAGGGTACAGAATTCGGTGTTCGAATGCCTTGTTGATCCTGCCCAATGGACGAGTTTGCGGCATCAACTTTTAGAGGTTTATGACCCTGAGAAGGATAGCCTGAGGTTCTACTTCCTTGGCGCAAAGTGGAAGAATCGGGTTGAGCACCAGGGGGCAAAGGCGTCGTACGACCCAGAAGGCCCCCTAGTGATTTGA
- a CDS encoding PTS sugar transporter subunit IIA: MITGWFKRKDFKVLSPFSGTIYPLERVPDQVFSSRLAGDGVAVEPSEGIVLSPADGVIEVLFPTAHAFGVRTPEGVEILVHVGVDTVNLRGEGFTALKGQGDRVTAGEPVIRFNLELVRSKAPSMLSPVLITTGQAFQVLKEGEVKGGDPILSYQP; encoded by the coding sequence ATGATAACCGGGTGGTTCAAGCGGAAGGATTTTAAGGTTCTGTCCCCTTTCAGCGGCACCATATACCCGTTGGAGCGAGTGCCGGACCAGGTGTTCTCCTCCAGGCTGGCGGGGGACGGGGTGGCGGTGGAGCCTTCGGAGGGCATCGTATTAAGCCCCGCGGACGGGGTGATAGAGGTCCTTTTTCCCACCGCCCACGCCTTCGGGGTGCGCACCCCGGAGGGTGTGGAGATACTGGTTCACGTGGGGGTGGACACGGTGAACCTGCGGGGGGAGGGGTTCACGGCCCTGAAGGGGCAGGGGGATCGGGTGACCGCCGGCGAACCGGTCATAAGGTTTAACCTGGAGCTGGTGAGGTCCAAGGCGCCCTCCATGCTCTCCCCGGTGCTGATAACCACCGGGCAAGCCTTTCAGGTGTTGAAGGAGGGGGAGGTCAAGGGGGGAGACCCGATCCTGAGCTATCAGCCCTAG
- a CDS encoding GntR family transcriptional regulator, protein MTLRKESPVPLYYQLKEKLLRKIEQGELKPGDPIPSERELCDRYKISRMTAAKAVTALVNEGVLFRQRGVGTFVAHPKPPCSSSTLGGFTDNIREAGLSCRTEIISFSEEPAEGSMPSRLQIPDGALVFSILRLRFVEDEPFSLEHAWIPKDRFPDLTPDLLNGDSLYRLFREHLKKPPVLARQTIEAVLASEYEAKMLQEEPKTPMLLFRRVALDSEGLPLEFSKCIYRGRKFLYEITFSI, encoded by the coding sequence ATGACGCTTAGGAAGGAGAGCCCGGTGCCCCTGTACTATCAGCTCAAGGAGAAGCTGTTGAGGAAGATAGAGCAGGGGGAGCTCAAGCCCGGGGATCCCATACCGTCCGAGCGGGAGCTCTGCGACAGGTACAAGATAAGCCGGATGACCGCCGCCAAGGCGGTGACCGCCCTGGTGAACGAAGGGGTGCTGTTCCGCCAGCGGGGGGTGGGGACCTTCGTGGCCCATCCCAAGCCCCCTTGCAGCTCCTCCACCCTGGGGGGCTTCACGGACAACATAAGGGAGGCGGGACTCTCATGCAGAACCGAGATCATCTCCTTCTCCGAGGAGCCCGCGGAGGGCAGCATGCCCTCAAGGCTTCAAATTCCCGATGGGGCCTTGGTCTTCAGCATACTCCGGCTCAGGTTCGTGGAGGACGAACCGTTCTCCCTGGAGCACGCCTGGATACCCAAGGACCGATTCCCGGACCTAACACCGGATCTGCTGAACGGGGACTCCCTGTACCGGCTCTTCCGGGAGCACCTCAAGAAGCCCCCGGTGCTTGCAAGGCAGACCATCGAGGCGGTGCTGGCCAGCGAGTACGAGGCCAAGATGCTCCAGGAGGAGCCCAAGACCCCGATGCTCCTCTTCAGGCGGGTGGCGCTGGATTCCGAAGGGCTGCCCCTGGAGTTCTCAAAGTGCATATACCGGGGAAGGAAGTTCCTCTATGAGATAACCTTCTCCATCTAG
- the cas4 gene encoding CRISPR-associated protein Cas4 codes for MYSEEDLLPISALQHLAFCERQWGLIYLEQVWRENVLTLEGKFLHEKAHKEDGESRGDVRIVRALRLHSFRLGLVGQADVVEFPAGGLAGRPPKIVEYKSGKPKAVDCDEVQLCAQAMCLEEMTGLHIEEAEFFYGKPRRRHVVELTEALRARTERLSLRLHDLTEAAVTPSAVCGRRCELCSLRDVCLPEMSRGGRSAQRYINSLIRSSLAEDLAEGGDGL; via the coding sequence ATGTACAGCGAAGAGGACCTTCTTCCGATCTCTGCGCTTCAGCACCTGGCCTTTTGTGAAAGGCAGTGGGGGCTTATCTATTTGGAGCAGGTGTGGCGCGAGAACGTGCTAACCTTGGAGGGTAAGTTTTTGCACGAGAAGGCCCACAAGGAGGATGGTGAAAGCCGGGGGGATGTTAGGATTGTTAGAGCCCTCCGGCTTCATTCTTTCCGGCTCGGTCTTGTGGGTCAGGCGGATGTGGTAGAGTTCCCGGCAGGCGGTCTGGCTGGTCGCCCGCCGAAGATAGTTGAGTATAAGAGCGGTAAACCTAAGGCTGTTGATTGTGACGAAGTCCAGCTTTGTGCCCAGGCGATGTGTCTTGAGGAGATGACGGGCTTACATATTGAGGAGGCTGAATTTTTTTATGGGAAGCCCCGTCGGCGTCATGTGGTGGAGCTGACGGAGGCACTTAGGGCAAGAACCGAGCGTCTCTCTTTAAGGCTGCATGATCTTACCGAAGCCGCAGTTACCCCGTCTGCCGTGTGTGGGAGGCGTTGCGAGCTATGTTCCTTGCGGGATGTTTGCTTGCCTGAAATGAGTCGGGGAGGTAGGAGTGCCCAAAGATATATCAACTCCTTGATCCGCTCATCACTTGCGGAGGACCTGGCTGAAGGGGGAGATGGGCTATGA
- the nagA gene encoding N-acetylglucosamine-6-phosphate deacetylase, whose translation MNALLGPLVVLPSGEAMEGTVVFDHVIREVIPGTRPLKGHRVMDCRGLWLTPGLMDLHIHGIGGHDACDGTPEALEAMSCRLASHGVTAFCPATMTLPEGEIRRVLGSIRSRMGRPMPGARLIGAHLEGPFISPERPGAQDRSFITGPKPELLEDFKDVIRIVTFAPERDPDWVLLDTALRLGITASAGHSNASYEEAQRAFMRGVMSVAHLFNGMAPYHHRTPGLVGAALDYPSVFCEVIVDGVHCHPSAVRLALKAKGEDKLVLISDSMRGAGLGDGTFSLGGQEVTVSQGVARLKEGAIAGSVITLDQAVRNYGAYTGLRFERAVKGATLNPANLLGDKTSGAIAPGRRADMVLWGPGGEVVRTYVNGMEVFCR comes from the coding sequence GTGAACGCGCTTCTGGGCCCCTTGGTGGTCCTGCCATCCGGGGAGGCCATGGAGGGAACGGTGGTTTTCGACCACGTGATAAGGGAGGTAATCCCGGGCACTCGGCCCCTCAAGGGGCACCGGGTCATGGACTGCCGGGGACTTTGGCTCACCCCGGGGCTCATGGACCTGCACATCCACGGCATAGGGGGCCACGACGCCTGCGACGGCACGCCGGAGGCCCTGGAGGCCATGTCATGCCGCCTGGCGTCCCACGGGGTGACCGCCTTCTGCCCCGCCACGATGACGCTACCGGAGGGGGAGATACGAAGGGTCCTGGGCAGCATAAGGTCCCGCATGGGGCGTCCCATGCCGGGCGCCAGGCTCATAGGAGCCCACCTGGAGGGCCCCTTCATCAGCCCCGAGCGCCCCGGGGCCCAGGACAGGTCCTTCATCACAGGTCCCAAGCCGGAGCTGCTGGAGGACTTCAAGGACGTGATAAGGATCGTGACCTTCGCCCCCGAAAGGGATCCGGACTGGGTGCTCCTGGACACGGCGCTTCGGCTTGGCATCACCGCCTCGGCGGGACATTCAAACGCCTCTTACGAGGAGGCCCAAAGGGCGTTCATGAGGGGGGTCATGTCGGTGGCCCATCTCTTCAACGGCATGGCCCCCTATCACCACAGGACCCCGGGGCTTGTGGGGGCCGCATTGGACTACCCGTCGGTCTTCTGCGAGGTGATCGTCGACGGGGTCCACTGCCACCCCTCAGCGGTGCGGCTGGCGCTGAAGGCCAAGGGGGAGGACAAGCTGGTGCTCATATCGGACTCCATGCGGGGTGCGGGGCTCGGGGACGGCACCTTCTCCCTTGGGGGCCAGGAGGTGACGGTATCGCAAGGGGTGGCCCGTCTCAAGGAAGGTGCCATAGCGGGGAGCGTCATAACCCTGGACCAGGCGGTCAGGAACTACGGGGCCTACACGGGCCTCCGCTTTGAGCGGGCGGTTAAGGGGGCCACGCTGAACCCCGCGAACCTCCTGGGGGACAAGACATCGGGGGCCATAGCTCCGGGCAGGAGGGCCGACATGGTCCTGTGGGGGCCCGGCGGAGAGGTGGTAAGGACTTACGTGAACGGGATGGAGGTCTTCTGCAGATGA
- the cas1c gene encoding type I-C CRISPR-associated endonuclease Cas1c, whose amino-acid sequence MKHLLNTLYVLTQGSYLSRDGETVLVRVGEETKVRVPIHTLCGIVCFGQVSCSPFLMGLCGERGITLSFMTESGRFLARVHGPVSGNVLLRREQYRRADDPGKSLLIARSMVIGKIVNSRTALLRAARENKSGGSEGFSFAASRLAGILRLIESVVDLDTLRGVEGEAARIYFSVFDAFICAQKDDFFFRERSRRPPMDSMNALLSFLYTLLVHDTSSALESVGLDPAVGYLHAVRPGRPSLALDIMEELRPFIADRLALSLVNRRQVKGSGFTRTESGAVLMDDKTRKEVLVAYQERKREEIIHPFIGEKIPIGLIPYVQALLLARHLRGDLDAYPPFRWK is encoded by the coding sequence ATGAAACACCTGTTAAACACCCTTTACGTGTTAACCCAGGGATCTTACCTTTCCCGTGATGGTGAAACAGTTCTCGTGCGGGTGGGGGAGGAGACGAAGGTCCGGGTGCCGATCCATACCCTGTGTGGAATCGTTTGCTTTGGTCAGGTTTCATGTAGTCCCTTTCTGATGGGGTTGTGCGGGGAGCGGGGGATTACCCTGTCCTTCATGACGGAAAGCGGCAGGTTCCTTGCCCGGGTGCATGGGCCAGTCTCGGGGAATGTCCTTTTGCGGAGGGAGCAATACAGGCGTGCAGATGATCCAGGCAAGAGTCTTTTGATTGCCCGGTCGATGGTGATAGGGAAGATTGTGAACAGCCGTACGGCTCTTTTGCGGGCTGCAAGGGAGAACAAGTCCGGTGGTTCGGAGGGGTTTTCTTTTGCGGCGAGCCGGCTGGCGGGGATCCTGCGTTTGATTGAATCGGTTGTTGATTTGGATACCTTGAGGGGAGTTGAAGGGGAGGCGGCCCGGATCTATTTTTCGGTTTTTGATGCCTTTATCTGTGCGCAGAAGGATGATTTCTTCTTCCGCGAGAGGAGTAGGCGGCCGCCAATGGATTCGATGAATGCCCTTCTATCGTTTTTGTACACTCTTTTGGTTCACGATACTTCTTCGGCCCTGGAATCGGTTGGTCTCGATCCCGCCGTGGGTTATCTGCACGCGGTGCGTCCAGGAAGGCCCAGCCTTGCGCTGGACATCATGGAGGAGCTGAGGCCCTTTATAGCGGACCGCTTGGCTTTATCCCTGGTGAACAGGCGGCAGGTTAAAGGCAGCGGTTTCACGAGGACAGAATCTGGGGCTGTGTTGATGGATGACAAAACGCGGAAGGAGGTACTGGTGGCCTATCAGGAGAGGAAACGGGAAGAGATAATACATCCTTTTATTGGGGAGAAGATTCCCATAGGTTTGATCCCATACGTTCAAGCCCTTCTTCTCGCTCGTCACTTGCGGGGAGATCTGGATGCGTATCCGCCATTTCGCTGGAAGTAG
- the nagE gene encoding N-acetylglucosamine-specific PTS transporter subunit IIBC — protein sequence MFGGLQKLGKALMLPVAVLPAAALLLRLGASDVLDIPFIMQAGGAIFDNLPLVFAIGVAVGFAFDGGGAAALAGAVGYLTLTKAMVTINKDINMGVLAGIISGILAGQLYNRFHNVKLPDFLGFFGGKRFVPIASAGCSIALALIFGFIWPPIQQAIHGVGNWIVGAGLVGAFAFGALNRLLLPLGLHHVINSLVWFVFGSFTDKAGKVVTGDLSRFFAGDPTAGTFMTGFYPIMMFALPAAALAMYTTARPENRKAVSGILLSVALTSFLTGITEPIEFAFMFLAPALYVAHAILTGAALAVCEALGIHHGFGFSAGAIDYVLNYGLATKPLLLIPIGLGFGAVYYFLFVAMIKALDLPTPGRELAPRGMTASASTDEELMKLAAAYIASLGGAGNISSLDSCITRLRLSVKDGKLVMEEEIRRLGATGIIRPNSTDMQIVVGTKADLIAGAIKRQLKG from the coding sequence ATGTTTGGAGGTCTTCAGAAGCTTGGCAAGGCCTTGATGCTGCCGGTGGCGGTGCTGCCCGCGGCGGCGCTGCTGCTCCGCCTTGGGGCATCGGACGTGCTCGACATCCCCTTCATAATGCAGGCCGGAGGGGCCATATTCGACAACCTGCCCCTCGTCTTCGCCATCGGGGTTGCGGTGGGCTTCGCGTTCGACGGCGGCGGCGCCGCAGCCCTGGCCGGGGCGGTGGGGTACCTCACCCTCACCAAGGCCATGGTGACCATCAACAAGGACATCAACATGGGGGTTCTAGCGGGCATCATCTCCGGGATCCTGGCGGGACAGCTCTACAACCGCTTCCACAACGTAAAGCTCCCGGACTTCCTGGGCTTCTTCGGGGGCAAACGGTTCGTCCCCATCGCCTCCGCGGGCTGCAGCATAGCTCTGGCCCTCATCTTCGGTTTCATATGGCCCCCCATCCAGCAGGCCATCCACGGGGTGGGCAACTGGATCGTGGGAGCCGGGCTGGTGGGGGCCTTCGCCTTTGGAGCCCTTAACCGGCTGCTGCTGCCCCTGGGGCTTCACCACGTGATCAACAGCCTCGTCTGGTTCGTCTTCGGTTCCTTCACCGACAAGGCGGGCAAGGTGGTCACCGGCGACCTCTCCCGGTTCTTCGCCGGAGACCCCACCGCAGGTACCTTCATGACCGGCTTCTACCCCATAATGATGTTCGCCCTGCCCGCCGCGGCGCTTGCCATGTACACCACCGCAAGGCCCGAGAACCGAAAGGCGGTGAGCGGCATCTTGCTGAGCGTGGCATTGACGTCGTTCCTCACCGGCATAACGGAACCGATAGAGTTCGCCTTCATGTTCCTGGCCCCGGCCCTCTACGTGGCCCATGCGATCCTCACCGGCGCGGCGTTGGCCGTATGCGAAGCCCTTGGGATCCACCACGGCTTCGGCTTCTCCGCGGGGGCCATAGACTACGTGCTCAACTACGGCCTGGCCACCAAGCCCCTCCTGCTCATACCCATCGGGCTTGGGTTCGGCGCGGTCTACTACTTCCTGTTCGTGGCGATGATCAAGGCCCTGGACCTGCCCACCCCCGGCAGGGAGTTAGCCCCCCGGGGGATGACCGCCTCGGCCTCCACCGACGAGGAGCTGATGAAGCTGGCCGCGGCCTACATAGCAAGCCTAGGAGGTGCTGGGAACATATCCTCCCTGGACTCCTGCATAACCCGTCTCAGGCTGTCCGTTAAGGACGGCAAGCTGGTCATGGAGGAGGAGATCCGCAGGCTAGGGGCCACCGGCATAATAAGGCCCAACTCCACGGACATGCAGATAGTGGTGGGCACCAAGGCGGACCTCATAGCCGGGGCCATCAAGAGACAGCTGAAGGGTTAA
- the nagB gene encoding glucosamine-6-phosphate deaminase encodes MRIVVAKDYDQMSRMAAIVVASRVILQPDCVLGLATGQTPLGLYRNLVEFYRHGDLDFSRVTTFNLDEYVGLAPDHPCSYHRYMEDNLFSHVNIPRENCHIPRGDAEDLEEECRRYEEAICAAGGVDLQILGLGVDGHIGFNEPDVKFEGSTHVVRLAQSTLEANSRFFPSPEQMPRFAISMGIKTIMRARRVLLLASGEEKARAVRGAVLGEVTPDLPASILQLHPNATIIVDEKAASLIREAIR; translated from the coding sequence ATGAGGATAGTGGTGGCCAAGGACTACGATCAGATGAGCCGGATGGCCGCGATAGTGGTGGCGAGCCGGGTTATATTGCAGCCCGACTGCGTGCTCGGGCTCGCCACCGGCCAGACGCCGCTGGGGCTTTATCGGAACCTGGTGGAGTTCTACAGACACGGGGACCTGGACTTCTCCAGGGTGACCACGTTCAACCTGGATGAGTACGTGGGGCTCGCGCCGGATCATCCCTGCAGCTACCACCGGTACATGGAGGACAACCTTTTCTCCCACGTGAACATACCCCGGGAGAACTGCCACATCCCGAGGGGTGATGCGGAGGACCTGGAGGAGGAGTGCAGGAGGTACGAGGAGGCCATATGCGCCGCCGGGGGCGTTGACCTGCAGATCCTGGGCCTTGGGGTGGACGGGCACATAGGGTTCAACGAGCCGGACGTGAAGTTCGAGGGGAGCACCCACGTGGTGCGGCTGGCCCAGAGCACCCTAGAGGCGAACAGCCGGTTCTTCCCATCCCCGGAGCAGATGCCCCGATTCGCCATAAGCATGGGGATAAAGACCATAATGAGGGCCCGCCGGGTTCTCCTCCTGGCCTCCGGGGAGGAGAAGGCCCGGGCGGTCCGAGGGGCGGTGCTGGGGGAGGTGACGCCGGATCTTCCGGCATCGATACTGCAGCTGCACCCCAATGCCACCATAATAGTTGACGAGAAGGCAGCCTCCCTCATAAGGGAGGCCATAAGATGA